One Hordeum vulgare subsp. vulgare chromosome 4H, MorexV3_pseudomolecules_assembly, whole genome shotgun sequence DNA window includes the following coding sequences:
- the LOC123446207 gene encoding protein SMAX1-LIKE 3-like — MRAGGCAVQQALAPEAASVVRQAVTLARRRGHAQVTPLHVATAMLLPPAPAGLLRAACLRSHSHPLQCKALELCFNVALNRLPTCGPAAMFHGGAHMQHHHHHRGAAEAPALSNALVAAFKRAQAHQRRGGAGDGVQQTAAPVLAAKVELEQLIVSILDDPSVSRVMREAGFSSSQVKDNVEKAVSSSSPSLERAANMKTTGSIKESRAKSAGSDDAMRVLECMASGTRRCLVVVGEGAEAAVKAVMDKVSKSELHHRHHERLKSVQFVPLSVTSFRHAAREEVDAKTSDLRALVCEARAAGKGVALVVEDLAYAADAWHKRRGEHVHGGQSQYYCPVEHAVMEVSGLVSGDSGSGGGRFWLLGFASRTVFMKCRLGQPSLEAVWGIHPLVVPDGGSLALSLSCTSEAQGSQQAGRSITGWPLVNGAATTGESELTWCARTPSPEPNIPSWLRRYHDPYQTTPTSSSTSLHQLQDLWNPVRNWSATHHHTSELTLSFSSPASPAASSLSGYNNTPTTMSSSKPCQPEPRQPWPPSNQGHEDGPATRAEAIRDLPRWHNTEIAFPESFSAQSNSPNDHGGGTADPERRRQKFTELTAENLKIMCGTLEDCVPGHIKDVAAGVASAVLQRRSGMVRQRETPRPSSTTWLLFKGSDRDGKKSMALELAKLVFGSYNDFTSISSAGCTPVHSSSSSGERSGKRQRSPDYEHGCAQRFYDTIHENPRRVVMIDDVEQMSLGSEIGIKKAIASGRVRGCNGVETSLEDAIIVLSCEAFDSRSRASSPRVIKQKVICDEEDSGGVEKGVTKPPCFSLDLNECASGDDEGHQEEEGLDSDVEICDVVDGVFFFRLPGDLSH, encoded by the exons ATGCGTGCCGGCGGCTGCGCGGTGCAGCAGGCCCTGGCGCCGGAGGCGGCGTCCGTTGTGAGGCAGGCGGTCACACTGGCGCGGCGGCGCGGCCACGCGCAGGTCACCCCGCTCCACGTCGCCACCGCCATGCTCCTTCCCCCGGCGCCGGCGGGGCTGCTCCGCGCCGCCTGCCTCCGCTCCCACTCCCACCCGCTCCAGTGCAAGGCCCTCGAGCTCTGCTTCAACGTCGCGCTCAACCGCCTCCCCACCTGCGGACCCGCCGCCATGTTCCACGGCGGCGCGCACATGcagcaccatcaccaccaccgcggCGCCGCCGAAGCACCCGCGCTGTCCAACGCGCTCGTCGCCGCGTTCAAGCGCGCGCAGGCGCACCAGCGCCGCGGGGGCGCCGGGGACGGCGTCCAGCAGACGGCCGCGCCGGTGCTCGCCGCCAAGGTCGAGCTGGAGCAGCTCATCGTCTCCATCCTCGACGACCCGAGCGTGAGCCGCGTCATGCGCGAGGCCGGATTCTCCAGCTCGCAAGTGAAGGACAACGTCGAGAAGGCCGTCTCCTCGTCGTCGCCTTCCTTGGAACGCGCGGCTAACATGAAGACAACGGGCTCTATTAAGGAGTCCAGAGCGAAGTCGGCTGGCAGCGACGACGCCATGCGCGTGCTAGAGTGCATGGCGAGCGGGACTAGGCGGTGCTTGGTCGTCGTCGGCGAGGGCGCGGAGGCGGCGGTGAAGGCCGTGATGGATAAGGTGAGCAAGTCGGAGCTTCACCACCGGCACCACGAGCGCCTCAAGAGCGTCCAGTTCGTGCCGCTCTCCGTCACGTCGTTCCGGCACGCGGCGAGGGAGGAGGTGGATGCCAAGACCAGCGACCTCCGCGCGCTCGTTTGCGAGGCCCGCGCCGCCGGTAAGGGCGTCGCGCTCGTCGTAGAGGACCTTGCCTACGCCGCCGATGCCTGGCACAAGAGAAGAGGCGAGCATGTGCACGGCGGACAGTCACAGTACTACTGCCCCGTTGAGCACGCCGTCATGGAGGTGAGCGGCCTGGTGTCCGGCGACTCTGGCTCCGGCGGCGGAAGGTTCTGGCTGCTAGGGTTTGCGAGCCGCACGGTGTTCATGAAGTGCAGGCTCGGGCAGCCATCTTTGGAGGCCGTGTGGGGGATCCACCCCCTCGTCGTGCCAGACGGCGGCAGCCTCGCGTTAAGCCTCAGCTGCACCAG TGAGGCACAGGGTAGCCAGCAAGCAGGAAGATCGATAACGGGATGGCCCTTGGTGAACGGCGCGGCCACTACCGGCGAGAGCGAGCTCACTTGGTGCGCCAGGACGCCGTCCCCGGAGCCAAACATACCGTCATGGCTTCGCCGGTACCATGACCCATATCAGACCACACCGACGAGCAGCAGTACCAGTCTTCACCAG TTACAAGATCTATGGAACCCCGTGCGCAATTGGTCAGCGACGCACCACCATACATCCGAGCTGACGTTGAGCTTCTCATCCCCCGCATCACCGGCAGCTTCTTCCCTCTCCGGCTACAACAACACCCCGACGACGATGAGCTCGTCCAAGCCATGTCAGCCCGAGCCGAGGCAACCGTGGCCGCCGTCGAACCAAGGGCACGAGGACGGTCCggccacaagggcggaggcgatTCGTGATCTTCCTCGGTGGCATAATACCGAAATCGCTTTCCCGGAATCCTTCTCTGCTCAATCCAACTCACCCAACGATCATGGCGGCGGTACGGCAGATCCGGAGCGGCGACGCCAGAAGTTCACGGAACTTACTGCAGAAAACCTCAAGATCATGTGCGGCACGCTCGAGGATTGCGTGCCGGGGCACATTAAGGATGTGGCAGCGGGCGTCGCCAGTGCTGTGCTCCAACGCCGGTCCGGCATGGTGAGGCAGCGTGAGACGCCCAGGCCGAGCTCGACGACGTGGCTGCTCTTCAAAGGGAGCGACCGCGACGGCAAGAAATCCATGGCTTTGGAGCTCGCAAAGCTCGTCTTTGGATCTTACAATGATTTCACGTCCATCTCATCAGCTGGCTGCACCCCGGTTCACTCCAGTTCCAGCTCTGGCGAGCGTTCCGGCAAGAGGCAGAGATCGCCGGACTACGAGCATGGCTGCGCACAAAGGTTTTACGACACGATCCACGAGAACCCTCGCCGGGTGGTGATGATCGATGATGTCGAGCAAATGAGCCTTGGATCTGAGATCGGCATCAAGAAAGCGATTGCCAGTGGAAGGGTGAGAGGTTGCAATGGCGTTGAGACCAGTCTCGAGGATGCCATCATAGTGCTGAGCTGCGAAGCATTCGACTCGAGATCTAGGGCTTCCTCTCCTCGGGTCATCAAGCAGAAGGTCATATGCGACGAGGAAGATAGTGGCGGCGTGGAGAAGGGGGTGACGAAGCCGCCATGTTTCAGCTTGGATTTGAACGAGTGCGCCTCCGGTGATGATGAAGGACATCAGGAGGAAGAGGGATTGGATAGTGACGTGGAGATCTGTGATGTTGTGGATGGTGTTTTCTTCTTCCGACTACCGGGAGATTTGTCACATTAG